Proteins found in one Odocoileus virginianus isolate 20LAN1187 ecotype Illinois chromosome 10, Ovbor_1.2, whole genome shotgun sequence genomic segment:
- the CHRNA10 gene encoding neuronal acetylcholine receptor subunit alpha-10, which yields MPARRRVLTYGCCSEPYPDVTFTLLLRRRAAAYVCNLLLPCVLISLLAPLAFHLPADSGEKVSLGVTVLLALTVFQLILAESMPPAESVPLIGKYYMATMTMVTFSTALTILIMNLHYCGPSARPVPAWARALLLGRLAQGLCVRERGEPCGQSRPAESSPSPQPPDRGTGPPAGPCQEPRCLCRQEALLHHVATIANAFHSHRAAQRRHEDWKRLARVMDRFFLGIFFSMALVMSLLVLVQAL from the exons ATGCCTGCCCGGCGGCGCGTGCTCACCTACGGCTGCTGCTCCGAGCCCTACCCGGACGTGACCTTCACGCTGCTGCTGCGCCGCCGCGCCGCCGCCTACGTGTGCAACCTGCTGCTGCCCTGCGTGCTCATCTCGCTGCTGGCGCCGCTCGCCTTCCACCTGCCTGCGGACTCAGGCGAGAAGGTGTCGCTGGGCGTCACCGTGCTGCTGGCGCTCACTGTCTTCCAGCTGATCCTGGCAGAGAGCATGCCGCCGGCCGAGAGCGTGCCGCTCATCG GAAAGTACTACATGGCCACCATGACCATGGTCACCTTCTCCACGGCGCTTACCATCCTTATCATGAACCTGCATTACTGTGGTCCCAGTGCCCGCCCCGTGCCAGCCTGGGCTCGGGCCCTCCTGCTAGGACGCCTGGCACAGGGCCTGTGTGTGCGGGAACGAGGGGAGCCCTGTGGGCAATCTAGACCAGCTGAGTCATCCCCCAGTCCCCAGCCTCCTGACAGAGGCACTGGACCCCCAGCAGGTCCCTGCCAGGAGCCTCGGTGTCTGTGCCGTCAGGAAGCCCTGCTGCATCACGTGGCCACCATCGCCAATGCCTTCCACAGCCACCGGGCTGCCCAGCGCCGCCATGAGGACTGGAAGCGCCTGGCCCGTGTCATGGACCGTTTCTTCCTGGGCATCTTCTTCTCCATGGCTCTGGTCATGAGCCTTCTGGTGCTGGTGCAGGCTCTCTGA
- the ART1 gene encoding GPI-linked NAD(P)(+)--arginine ADP-ribosyltransferase 1, whose protein sequence is MQGPAVMSVLLVSVGLMEALQAQSHPVIRRDLLSREMPLDMALASFDDQYAGCAAAMAAALPDLNRTEFQANKVYADGWAQASSQWRERQGWGPEWGVSPTRQLAPLGFREEHGVALLAYTANSPLHKEFNAAVREAGRSRAHYLQHFSFKTLHFLLTEALQLLRSSQRPPQCHQVFRGVQGLRFRPAGPGATVRLGGFASASLQNVAAQHFGEDTFFGIWTCLGAPIKGYSFFPGEEEVLIPPFETFQVINASRPAQGPSRIYLRALGKRSTYNCEYIKDKQCKSERCRLGNSAVGQRPIPAVWSLLLLLWFLVGEVFPESPGLL, encoded by the exons ATGCAGGGCCCTGCCGTGATGTCTGTGTTGCTTGTGTCCGTGGGCCTCATGGAAGCACTCCAG GCCCAGAGCCACCCCGTCATACGACGAGACCTCCTCTCTCGAGAAATGCCCCTAGACATGGCCCTGGCCTCCTTTGATGACCAGTATGCTGGCTGTGCCGCAGCCATGGCGGCTGCTCTCCCGGATCTCAACCGCACAGAGTTCCAGGCCAACAAAGTGTACGCCGATGGCTGGGCACAGGCAAGCAGCCAGTGGCGGGAGCGCCAGGGCTGGGGGCCCGAGTGGGGTGTCAGCCCTACCCGTCAGCTCGCCCCCCTGGGCTTCCGAGAAGAGCACGGGGTGGCCCTCCTGGCTTACACGGCCAACAGCCCCTTGCACAAAGAATTCAATGCAGCCGTGCGTGAGGCAGGTCGCTCCCGGGCCCACTACCTCCAGCACTTCTCCTTCAAGACACTCCACTTCCTGCTGACCGAAGCCCTGCAGCTGCTGCGCAGCAGCCAGCGTCCACCCCAGTGCCACCAGGTGTTCCGAGGGGTGCAGGGCCTGCGCTTCCGGCCGGCGGGGCCTGGGGCCACCGTCAGGCTGGGGGGCTTTGCCTCCGCGTCCCTGCAGAATGTTGCGGCCCAGCACTTTGGGGAAGACACTTTCTTTGGCATCTGGACCTGCCTTGGGGCCCCCATCAAGGGCTACTCCTTCtttcctggggaggaggaggtgctGATCCCTCCCTTCGAGACCTTCCAGGTGATCAACGCCAGCAGGCCGGCCCAGGGCCCCTCTCGTATCTACCTCCGGGCCCTGGGCAAGCGCAGCACATACAACTGCGAGTACATCAAAG ACAAGCAGTGCAAGTCTGAGCGCTGCCGTCTGGGTAATTCAG CCGTGGGTCAGAGGCCCATTCCTGCAGTCTGGTCCCTTCTACTGCTGCTCTGGTTCCTTGTTGGGGAGGTCTTTCCAGAGAGTCCGGGCCTCCTCTAA